Proteins from a genomic interval of Papaver somniferum cultivar HN1 chromosome 4, ASM357369v1, whole genome shotgun sequence:
- the LOC113274469 gene encoding uncharacterized protein LOC113274469: MEMENSETQSSPCTLQWEGEWSGVAQPAADTLFELKQKHPYAPPPIIPTEVVSTPSLAVDSKAVLAALKSFPKGTSCGRDGLRAQHLLDAMSGAVAAISDELLLSITGVVNLWLAGNCPPSLGIFVASAPLTPLLKPGGGLRPIAVGTIWRRLCSKLAATSVCKTLNNYLGNHQYGVGIPCGGESILHAANRLLEMHGSDNTKSMLLIDFSNSFNMVDRSTIIREVRTHFPSISRWVEFCYMQPPRLYYQEHLLSSTQGVQQGDPLGPLLFVLVLHPLIEKIASTCMLDFHAWYLDDGTIAGDTLEVSKALKILQEDGPVYGLHLTISKTELFCPSYDPRRDSDTAFPANIGKQKDGVKLLGGPVSLDMNFCSNVVLNRVEKTSQLIDKIQELHDPQSEHLLLRNFGDGAGFGLVQQRLATLPIKDGVLGILTMTYTMQYCYLASQAQTQHLQNSILRLPATTDLCLGFHTTLQSFTQACEIPLPDFNINDAAPHYMKSLASIYFGAIREKILTRFSFSTREATVWQCNRSDHAMDFLKAIPIPGLNQAVGSRQFSSVLQYRLVIPLFEEGNKCTCFGKLMDIFGDHAIHCASEVGLKFRHDLVKDILADMCYRDGVVARKEVSLGVINNKDFCPADIMVYNWVDGKDVCLDVTGVSPFTNAKTRHFIPGHAISAAITRKNTKYLDVCSSLGYGFGILAFSTFGELSTDLLNFLKRLRNFMVTERRSRTWCDSEAPQNITM, from the exons TGGCGTTGCTCAACCTGCCGCAGATACCTTGTTCGAACTCAAGCAGAAACATCCATATGCTCCACCTCCTATTATACCCACTGAAGTTGTTTCAACACCTTCCCTGGCTGTTGATTCCAAGGCTGTACTTGCAGCCCTAAAGAGCTTCCCCAAGGGGACATCTTGTGGCAGAGACGGTCTCCGTGCTCAGCACTTGTTGGACGCCATGAGTGGAGCTGTTGCTGCGATTTCTGATGAGTTGCTGCTGTCGATTACTGGCGTCGTGAACCTATGGCTTGCAGGTAACTGTCCTCCTTCCCTTGGTATATTTGTGGCCAGTGCTCCCTTAACCCCACTACTTAAACCTGGTGGTGGTTTGAGACCAATTGCGGTAGGAACCATATGGCGAAGGCTGTGTTCTAAGTTAGCAGCTACTTCAGTTTGCAAAACCTTGAACAACTATCTTGGCAATCACCAATATGGAGTTGGCATCCCTTGCGGCGGAGAGAGTATTCTACACGCGGCGAATAGATTGCTTGAAATGCATGGATCTGATAACACCAAATCTATGTTATTAATAGATTTTTCGAATTCTTTCAACATGGTTGATCGATCCACTATTATCCGTGAGGTAAGAACACACTTCCCTAGCATCTCTCGTTGGGTTGAATTCTGCTATATGCAACCCCCCAGACTATATTATCAAGAGCACTTACTCTCCTCGACACAAGGGGTTCAGCAGGGTGACCCTCTTGGTCCCcttctttttgttttagttttgcaCCCTCTTATCGAGAAGATTGCATCCACTTGTATGTTGGATTTCCATGCCTGGTATTTAGACGATGGCACCATCGCAGGTGACACTTTGGAAGTGTCTAAGGCATTGAAGATTCTCCAAGAGGACGGACCTGTCTACGGGTTACATCTGACTATTTCGAAGACTGAATTATTTTGTCCCTCTTATGACCCGAGAAGGGATTCCGATACTGCCTTTCCTGCGAATATTGGTAAGCAAAAAGATGGTGTTAAATTGCTTGGTGGACCAGTCAGCCTAGATATGAACTTCTGTAGTAATGTGGTGTTGAACAGGGTTGAAAAAACCTCTCAACTCATTGACAAGATTCAAGAGCTGCATGATCCTCAATCTGAACATTTGCTTTTGCGCAACT TCGGAGATGGGGCTGGTTTTGGCTTAGTCCAACAGCGACTAGCCACTCTTCCCATCAAAGATGGTGTCCTGGGTATTCTTACTATGACATATACTATGCAGTACTGTTACCTTGCATCTCAGGCGCAGACCCAGCATTTGCAGAATTCTATTTTGAGGCTGCCTGCAACAACCGACTTATGCCTTGGTTTCCATACTACTTTACAGAGTTTCACACAAGCTTGTGAGATCcccctccctgatttcaacattaaTGATGCCGCCCCCCATTACATGAAGTCATTGGCATCTATCTACTTTGGAGCTATCAGGGAAAAGATACTTACTCGCTTTTCTTTTTCTACACGTGAAGCTACTGTTTGGCAATGTAATAGATCTGATCATGCTATGGATTTCCTTAAAGCAATACCTATTCCTGGGCTCAACCAGGCAGTTGGTTCCAGGCAGTTTAGCTCGGTCTTACAATATCGTTTAGTTATACCCCTTTTTGAGGAAGGTAATAAATGTACCTGTTTTGGCAaactcatggatatctttggaGACCACGCTATCCATTGTGCTAGTGAGGTCGGTCTTAAATTCAGACATGATTTAGTAAAAGATATTCTTGCAGACATGTGTTACAGAGATGGGGTTGTGGCTAGAAAAGAGGTTTCTTTGGGCGTCATCAATAATAAGGATTTTTGTCCAGCggacatcatggtttataattgggTAGATGGGAAGGATGTTTGTCTCGACGTCACTGGGGTCTCTCCATTTACCAATGCTAAGACACGCCACTTCATACCAGGTCATGCCATTTCTGCAGCAATCACTCGCAAGAACACTAAATACTTAGATGTTTGCTCTTCTCTCGGATATGGGTTCGGTATTTTGGCTTTCTCCACTTTTGGCGAGCTTAGTACGGATTTATTAAATTTCCTgaagagattaaggaatttcatg